In Asanoa sp. WMMD1127, one genomic interval encodes:
- a CDS encoding polysaccharide pyruvyl transferase family protein: MNLGVGALRAATVGAFLARVPDASMTVFDDGWGERQGTAYVHGQPVPITLAGARHSRRYHRPESYVNMRFSAALGGLGNHGVSAIDSADVVLDVSGGDSFSDIYGEHRFRTVAWPKKLALLRKRNLVLLPQTYGPFKIPRIRAEAKGLARGAAMAWARDPDSYAALRELLGADFDPRRHREGVDVAFGLEPRAPEGAAFDQLAGWFAAADGPVMGINVSGLMSRAEGIAQFRLAGDGGRVARQICERVLDEPDTRVVIVPHVLAAGGTDDDTATSEALRADLAAKYGDRIAITPRGLDPHQTKWVISRTAWFCGMRMHATIAALSSAVPAAILAYSLKARGVFATVGQERHVADARTLGDDELLDTLWKSWSNRSAAAAELAERVPVAVRRAGEQMDEIVALARGAAA, from the coding sequence TTGAACCTAGGCGTCGGCGCGTTGCGGGCGGCCACCGTCGGGGCGTTCCTGGCCCGCGTGCCCGACGCCAGCATGACCGTCTTCGACGACGGTTGGGGCGAACGGCAGGGCACCGCCTACGTCCACGGCCAGCCGGTGCCGATCACGCTCGCCGGCGCCCGCCACTCCCGCCGCTACCACCGTCCTGAGTCCTATGTGAACATGCGGTTCAGCGCGGCACTCGGCGGCCTCGGCAACCACGGTGTGTCGGCTATCGACAGCGCCGACGTCGTGCTCGACGTGAGCGGCGGCGACAGCTTCAGCGACATCTACGGCGAGCACCGGTTCCGCACGGTGGCATGGCCCAAGAAGCTGGCCCTACTGCGCAAGCGCAACCTCGTGCTGCTGCCGCAGACCTACGGGCCGTTCAAGATCCCGCGGATCCGGGCCGAGGCCAAGGGACTGGCCCGCGGCGCGGCGATGGCGTGGGCCCGCGACCCCGACAGCTACGCGGCGCTGCGGGAGCTGCTCGGCGCCGACTTCGACCCGCGCCGGCACCGCGAGGGCGTCGACGTGGCGTTCGGCCTCGAGCCGCGCGCGCCGGAGGGCGCCGCCTTCGATCAGCTGGCGGGCTGGTTCGCCGCCGCCGACGGCCCGGTCATGGGCATCAACGTCAGCGGGCTGATGTCGCGGGCCGAGGGCATCGCCCAGTTCCGGCTGGCCGGCGACGGCGGCCGGGTCGCCCGGCAGATCTGCGAGCGGGTGCTCGACGAGCCCGACACCCGGGTCGTCATCGTGCCGCACGTGCTCGCCGCCGGGGGCACCGACGACGACACCGCGACCAGCGAGGCGCTGCGGGCCGACCTGGCCGCCAAATATGGCGACCGGATCGCGATCACGCCGCGCGGGCTCGACCCGCACCAGACCAAGTGGGTGATCAGCCGCACGGCGTGGTTCTGCGGGATGCGGATGCACGCCACGATCGCGGCGCTCTCGTCGGCGGTGCCGGCGGCGATCCTCGCGTACAGCCTCAAGGCCCGTGGGGTGTTCGCCACCGTCGGGCAGGAACGGCACGTGGCCGACGCCCGCACGCTCGGCGACGACGAGCTGCTCGACACGCTGTGGAAGTCGTGGTCCAACCGCTCGGCCGCGGCGGCGGAGCTGGCCGAACGGGTGCCGGTCGCGGTCCGGCGGGCGGGAGAGCAGATGGACGAGATCGTGGCCCTGGCCCGGGGCGCTGCCGCGTGA